Proteins encoded within one genomic window of Raineyella fluvialis:
- a CDS encoding carboxyl transferase domain-containing protein — protein sequence MAKRWRAQELVDLVVDPGSQESWDEPIDLSGYPPDYRDQVLVAREKSGMDEAVITGRATIEGRPMAYIIGDFRFLGGSIGRDTAIRIEAAVRRATAEKLPLIASTSSGGTRMQEGTPAFVRMVSISRAIIAHKDAGLPYIVHQRHPTTGGVFASWGSLGHITVAEPEAMLGFLGPRVYEVLNDRPFPEGVQVAENLVDHGIIDAIVAPEELRAIAATALRVLTPIDLGAPREKGQPCPLPPREGSVWESIEVTRRSDRPGIREVLRYAASDVLTLSGTGAEHGPGMLLALARLDGLPCVIVGQDRHIQMTGGPLGPAGLRAAQRGIRLAEMLGLPLVTIVDTPGADLSPEAEEGALAGEISRTLAWLARTTVPSVSMILGQGTGGGALAMMPADRMIAMERAWLSPLPPEGASAIVYKDGSHARELSELQRVGAQEMLEDGIIHRIVAEPVDPAAEPREFARRAVDAITEELREVAAAKDHWRAGLRP from the coding sequence ATGGCGAAACGATGGCGTGCGCAGGAACTTGTCGACCTTGTGGTCGATCCGGGTTCCCAGGAGTCCTGGGACGAGCCGATCGACCTGTCCGGATATCCACCGGACTACCGCGACCAAGTCCTCGTCGCCCGTGAGAAGTCCGGCATGGACGAGGCCGTCATCACCGGCCGCGCGACCATCGAGGGCCGCCCGATGGCCTACATCATCGGCGACTTCCGGTTCCTCGGCGGTTCGATCGGTCGGGACACGGCGATCCGCATCGAGGCCGCCGTAAGAAGGGCGACGGCCGAGAAGCTGCCCCTGATCGCGTCCACCTCCTCGGGTGGGACGCGGATGCAGGAGGGCACCCCGGCGTTCGTACGGATGGTGTCGATCTCCCGCGCCATCATCGCCCACAAGGACGCCGGCCTGCCCTACATCGTCCACCAGCGCCACCCGACGACCGGCGGCGTTTTCGCCTCGTGGGGCTCGCTGGGGCATATCACCGTCGCCGAGCCCGAGGCGATGCTCGGCTTCCTCGGCCCCCGGGTCTACGAGGTGCTCAACGACCGGCCGTTCCCCGAGGGCGTCCAGGTCGCCGAGAACCTGGTCGACCACGGCATCATCGACGCCATCGTCGCGCCGGAGGAACTGCGGGCCATCGCGGCGACGGCGCTGCGGGTGCTCACCCCCATCGATCTCGGCGCTCCCCGCGAGAAGGGCCAGCCGTGCCCCCTCCCGCCGCGCGAGGGGTCGGTCTGGGAGTCCATCGAGGTGACTCGGCGCAGCGACCGCCCCGGCATCCGCGAGGTGCTCCGGTACGCCGCCAGCGACGTCCTCACCCTCTCCGGCACGGGTGCCGAGCACGGACCGGGCATGCTGCTCGCGCTCGCCCGCCTCGACGGCCTGCCGTGCGTGATCGTCGGCCAGGATCGCCACATCCAGATGACGGGTGGGCCGCTGGGACCGGCCGGCCTGCGTGCCGCCCAGCGAGGCATCCGCCTCGCCGAGATGCTCGGCCTGCCGCTCGTCACCATCGTCGACACGCCCGGGGCCGACCTCTCGCCGGAGGCCGAGGAGGGCGCTCTGGCCGGGGAGATCTCCCGTACGCTCGCCTGGCTCGCCCGCACCACCGTGCCGTCGGTGTCGATGATCCTCGGCCAGGGCACTGGTGGCGGCGCCCTCGCGATGATGCCGGCCGACCGGATGATCGCGATGGAACGCGCCTGGCTCTCGCCCCTCCCGCCGGAGGGGGCCAGTGCGATCGTCTACAAGGACGGTTCACACGCCCGCGAACTGTCGGAGCTCCAACGCGTCGGCGCCCAGGAGATGCTCGAGGACGGGATCATCCATCGCATCGTCGCGGAGCCTGTGGACCCGGCGGCCGAGCCGCGGGAGTTCGCGCGGCGCGCGGTGGACGCGATCACCGAGGAATTGCGAGAAGTGGCGGCGGCGAAGGACCACTGGCGCGCCGGTTTGCGCCCATAG
- a CDS encoding Gfo/Idh/MocA family protein produces MTQPTPALAPRAQASAAPGPVASAAPRVGIAGYSSASWLHVGPIVAAGGVVSAVATRNPARRAQAEADTPGVRIVDDLEAMLQLPDLDLIVLSTPTGLHHDHALQVIAAGLPVVVEKPLGIDVAEVREVVEAADDADVPLTVFLQRRWDPSHLAARHLVETGALGDVWRLEYRWERWRPEPLHRWREDTPTAMGGGQLLDLGPHMLDLAVQLFGPVGSVYAELSSRRQVSDDDTHLVLHHVGGQVSHLDIGSLVAAPGPRLRIVGSEGTYVYDDFTDDGKVTPIYPDLADAPGSCGWLYRGPQEREPVAAVPGEWADFYRQLFDGLSGPERRADLPVAPADVLHLAEIFDAAQRSAAQGQVVAVRL; encoded by the coding sequence ATGACGCAGCCCACACCTGCCCTTGCCCCTCGAGCCCAGGCCTCAGCGGCGCCCGGCCCTGTGGCCTCGGCGGCGCCCCGGGTCGGCATCGCCGGCTACTCGTCGGCGAGCTGGCTGCACGTCGGGCCGATCGTCGCCGCTGGTGGGGTGGTGTCCGCGGTCGCGACCCGCAACCCGGCCCGGCGGGCCCAGGCCGAGGCGGACACCCCGGGCGTACGGATCGTGGACGACCTGGAGGCGATGCTGCAGCTGCCGGATCTCGACCTGATCGTGCTGAGCACCCCGACCGGCCTGCACCACGACCACGCCCTCCAGGTGATCGCCGCCGGGCTGCCGGTGGTCGTGGAGAAGCCCCTCGGCATCGACGTGGCCGAGGTGCGGGAGGTCGTGGAGGCCGCGGACGACGCTGACGTGCCCCTGACGGTGTTCCTCCAGCGTCGGTGGGATCCCTCCCACCTCGCCGCCCGCCATCTCGTGGAGACCGGGGCACTCGGCGACGTGTGGCGGCTGGAGTACCGCTGGGAGCGCTGGCGTCCCGAGCCGCTGCACCGCTGGCGCGAGGACACCCCCACCGCGATGGGCGGGGGGCAGTTGCTCGACCTCGGGCCGCACATGCTCGATCTGGCCGTGCAGTTGTTCGGGCCCGTCGGGTCGGTGTACGCGGAGCTGAGCTCGCGCCGCCAGGTCTCCGACGACGACACCCACCTGGTGCTCCACCACGTCGGTGGTCAGGTGAGCCACCTCGACATCGGTTCGCTGGTCGCCGCCCCGGGACCCCGCCTGCGGATCGTCGGCAGTGAGGGAACGTACGTCTACGACGACTTCACCGACGACGGCAAGGTGACGCCCATCTATCCCGACCTGGCGGATGCTCCGGGCTCCTGCGGTTGGCTCTACCGCGGGCCCCAGGAGCGTGAACCCGTCGCCGCGGTGCCGGGGGAGTGGGCCGACTTCTATCGGCAGCTGTTCGACGGCCTGAGCGGGCCGGAGCGGAGGGCGGACCTGCCCGTCGCGCCGGCTGACGTGCTCCACCTCGCCGAGATCTTCGACGCCGCCCAGCGCAGCGCCGCCCAGGGGCAAGTGGTGGCTGTCCGGTTGTGA
- a CDS encoding ABC transporter permease: MRQARRQARTDPAARNGQRHRFALPGWLWIPATAGLLFLALPVAAMALGTDWRHFGILITSPSALIALGLSLRSAAAATVLSLVFGVPLAVVLARADLPGHRLIRSLVMLPLVLPPVVGGLALLLTYGRTGLLGRWLEIAGVHIAFTTTAVVLAQTFVAMPFLVISLEGALRSGTEAYERVAATLGAGPSLVLRRITLPLVAPGLVSGLVLAFARALGEFGATLTFAGSLQGTTRTLPLEVYLQREVDPAAAVALSLVLVAVGALVVLTVGSRALGGERG, encoded by the coding sequence GTGAGGCAGGCTCGGAGGCAGGCTCGGACGGACCCCGCGGCCCGGAACGGGCAGCGCCATCGGTTCGCGCTGCCCGGCTGGTTGTGGATCCCCGCGACCGCCGGACTGCTGTTCCTGGCGCTGCCCGTGGCGGCCATGGCGCTCGGCACCGACTGGCGTCACTTCGGGATCCTGATCACCTCACCGTCGGCCCTCATCGCGCTGGGTCTGTCGCTGCGCAGCGCCGCCGCGGCGACCGTCCTCAGCCTCGTGTTCGGAGTGCCGCTCGCCGTCGTCCTGGCCCGGGCCGATCTGCCCGGTCACCGGCTGATCCGCTCCCTGGTGATGCTTCCCTTGGTGCTACCGCCCGTCGTCGGCGGTCTCGCCCTGTTGCTGACGTACGGACGCACCGGGCTGCTCGGTCGGTGGTTGGAGATCGCCGGGGTCCACATCGCGTTCACCACCACCGCCGTGGTGCTCGCCCAGACGTTCGTGGCCATGCCGTTCCTGGTCATCTCGCTGGAAGGGGCCCTGCGTTCCGGCACCGAGGCGTACGAACGGGTGGCGGCAACCCTGGGGGCGGGTCCGAGTCTGGTGCTGCGCCGGATCACCCTGCCGCTGGTCGCCCCCGGCCTGGTGTCGGGCCTGGTGCTGGCCTTCGCCCGGGCGCTGGGGGAGTTCGGCGCGACGCTGACGTTCGCCGGGTCGCTGCAGGGCACCACCCGCACTCTGCCGCTGGAGGTCTACCTGCAGCGTGAGGTCGACCCGGCCGCCGCCGTGGCGCTGTCCCTGGTGCTCGTCGCCGTCGGCGCGCTGGTGGTGCTGACAGTCGGGTCGCGCGCGCTGGGGGGTGAGCGTGGCTGA
- a CDS encoding FAD:protein FMN transferase produces MSPSSEISPGPDSSESRPTVTHHRPDARRYTHLQEMWGTVVVIDLVEGTRTWPSDDDLDTAIHEAVDLMHWVDEVFSTYRETSLVSALRSGRLAEADLSAADPDHAALMEVIAACRWGREVTGGAFDPWAVPGGFDPSGYVKGWAAELVADLLVDRGFDNVCVNAGGDIVTRGRPAPDQPWRIGIRHPDDAEAVVRVEELEDAAIATSGAYERGDHIVDPHDHGPAHGARSATVVALNAGLAEILSTALIVAGRDGAIWAASERGCRAYVVDPAPADTAWSTSWVGDRLPKAG; encoded by the coding sequence ATGTCTCCCAGCTCCGAGATCTCTCCCGGCCCCGACAGCTCCGAATCCCGCCCCACGGTGACCCATCACCGCCCCGACGCCCGCCGCTACACCCACCTGCAGGAGATGTGGGGAACCGTCGTCGTCATCGACCTCGTCGAGGGCACCCGCACCTGGCCGTCCGACGACGACCTGGACACGGCGATCCACGAGGCGGTCGACCTGATGCACTGGGTCGACGAGGTGTTCTCCACCTACCGCGAGACGTCGCTCGTCAGCGCCCTGCGCTCGGGGCGCCTGGCCGAGGCGGATCTCAGCGCCGCTGATCCCGACCACGCCGCACTGATGGAGGTCATCGCCGCCTGCCGCTGGGGCCGCGAGGTCACCGGCGGGGCGTTCGACCCGTGGGCGGTGCCTGGCGGGTTCGACCCGTCCGGCTACGTCAAAGGCTGGGCGGCCGAGCTCGTCGCCGACCTGCTCGTCGACCGCGGCTTCGACAACGTCTGCGTCAACGCCGGCGGTGACATCGTCACCCGCGGCCGTCCGGCCCCCGACCAGCCCTGGCGGATCGGCATCCGCCACCCGGACGACGCCGAGGCGGTCGTCCGGGTCGAGGAACTGGAAGACGCAGCCATCGCCACCTCCGGGGCGTACGAACGCGGCGACCACATCGTCGACCCGCATGACCACGGCCCCGCCCACGGCGCGCGCTCCGCGACGGTCGTCGCCCTCAACGCCGGGCTCGCCGAGATCCTGTCCACCGCTCTCATCGTCGCCGGGCGTGACGGCGCGATCTGGGCGGCCTCTGAGCGCGGCTGCCGGGCGTACGTCGTCGATCCGGCCCCCGCCGACACGGCCTGGTCGACCTCCTGGGTCGGCGACCGGCTGCCCAAGGCCGGCTGA
- a CDS encoding DUF222 domain-containing protein — protein sequence MWEWSEALDADRMPRAAAEGIGVGIQSAATAQAQCDARLLELIGEFDAGAGWGWFEGITSCAHWLAWACSMSAGTAREHLRVARALRSMPVVAARFADGVFTYSKVRELTRLAGRVDEEQLCELASLQTASQLARTVRSYRAQDGSHLAQLARRRLSWRETDDGMVRLSVTLLPEEAAMVRGAVEAASDRQLDEPDESEQSDDGSHHFADPVLALCDVARGYLDTVPRTSTDDPHLVVVHVSAELLTVPHEVAADETGRGTATTTGSGIGVEDVTEISDDVPAGTSPAPVAQPAAAAADRPGSNAADRSRRPAPPDSPVTPTSWG from the coding sequence ATGTGGGAATGGTCGGAGGCATTGGATGCCGATCGGATGCCGCGCGCCGCAGCCGAGGGCATCGGCGTCGGCATCCAGTCGGCGGCGACGGCACAGGCACAGTGCGACGCGCGCCTGCTGGAGTTGATCGGGGAGTTCGATGCCGGTGCGGGATGGGGTTGGTTCGAGGGGATCACGTCGTGCGCGCACTGGCTCGCCTGGGCCTGCTCGATGAGTGCCGGGACGGCCCGGGAGCATCTCCGCGTTGCCCGCGCCCTGCGCTCGATGCCGGTGGTGGCAGCCCGGTTCGCCGACGGCGTCTTCACCTACTCGAAGGTGCGAGAGCTGACGCGTCTAGCCGGCCGCGTCGACGAGGAACAGCTCTGCGAGCTGGCGTCGCTGCAGACGGCGTCACAGCTCGCCCGCACCGTACGCTCCTACCGCGCCCAGGATGGGAGTCACCTGGCCCAACTGGCCCGTCGTCGACTCTCGTGGCGGGAGACCGACGACGGCATGGTGCGACTGAGCGTCACCCTCCTACCTGAGGAGGCAGCCATGGTCCGGGGAGCTGTGGAGGCCGCGTCCGACCGCCAACTCGATGAGCCGGACGAGTCCGAGCAGTCCGACGACGGGTCCCACCACTTCGCGGATCCGGTCCTGGCGCTCTGCGACGTTGCCCGCGGCTACCTCGACACCGTGCCGAGGACGTCCACCGACGATCCTCACCTCGTCGTCGTCCACGTCAGTGCCGAACTGCTGACAGTTCCCCACGAGGTTGCTGCCGACGAGACGGGCAGGGGGACCGCCACAACGACGGGCTCCGGAATCGGCGTCGAGGATGTCACAGAGATCTCCGATGACGTTCCCGCGGGAACGTCCCCGGCCCCGGTCGCCCAGCCCGCCGCGGCCGCCGCGGACAGGCCTGGATCGAACGCGGCGGACCGATCGAGGCGGCCAGCGCCACCCGACTCGCCTGTGACGCCGACATCGTGGGGATGA
- a CDS encoding AEC family transporter, giving the protein MLAALLQVVLPVALVAGLGMVLARKFVLDPDTIGKINLYGLTAPLAFDSLMKTKVSLTEGLTLGGALLLVSALGALIAWLVTLRAPRGTKAGVVGAVVLGNNGNFGLPIALLALGQVGMDQAMILFVVSLVVMFTVGPILMGSGGGILSGLKNFAKLPVTWGMALAGLLRLLNWQLPIGISRGIELLAGAAVPMVLLALGVQLTQSQRLQLTRPVLTAVGLRVVAFPLLAVAVAALLRMDAMATSSLVLACAMPTAVNAFMLAREYGSDPETAASAVALSTLLSVGSLTVVISVLPASLV; this is encoded by the coding sequence GTGCTCGCCGCTCTGCTCCAGGTCGTCCTGCCGGTGGCGTTGGTGGCGGGGCTCGGGATGGTGCTGGCGCGCAAGTTCGTCCTCGACCCGGACACGATCGGCAAGATCAACCTCTACGGGCTGACGGCGCCGCTGGCGTTCGACTCGCTGATGAAGACCAAGGTGTCACTGACGGAGGGACTGACCCTGGGCGGCGCGCTGCTGCTCGTGTCGGCCCTCGGCGCACTGATCGCCTGGCTGGTGACGCTGCGGGCGCCGCGCGGGACGAAGGCGGGTGTCGTCGGCGCGGTGGTGCTCGGGAACAACGGCAACTTCGGCCTGCCGATCGCCCTGCTCGCCCTTGGTCAGGTCGGCATGGACCAGGCGATGATCCTGTTCGTCGTGTCGCTGGTGGTGATGTTCACGGTGGGGCCGATCCTGATGGGCTCCGGCGGCGGCATCCTCTCCGGCCTGAAGAACTTCGCCAAGCTTCCCGTCACGTGGGGGATGGCGCTGGCCGGACTGCTGCGGCTGCTGAACTGGCAGCTGCCGATCGGCATCTCACGCGGCATCGAGCTCCTCGCCGGCGCGGCGGTGCCGATGGTCCTGCTCGCCCTCGGCGTCCAGCTCACCCAGTCCCAGCGGCTGCAGCTGACCCGCCCGGTGCTCACCGCGGTCGGCCTGCGCGTCGTCGCCTTCCCCCTGCTTGCCGTGGCGGTCGCGGCGCTGTTGCGGATGGATGCGATGGCGACGAGCAGTCTGGTCCTCGCCTGCGCGATGCCGACCGCCGTGAACGCGTTCATGCTGGCCCGGGAGTACGGCTCCGATCCCGAGACCGCCGCGAGTGCGGTCGCGCTGAGCACGCTGCTCAGTGTGGGGTCGCTGACGGTCGTGATCTCGGTGCTGCCGGCGTCCCTGGTGTAG
- a CDS encoding sulfate/molybdate ABC transporter ATP-binding protein: MADVRLDLRLAARQLDVALDVPDGQVVAVLGPNGAGKSTLLGLLAGTLTPTAGRVMVGGRDVTRLPPHRRRVALLAQQPLLFPHLSVLENVAFAPRAAGATRTEARRLARERLEAVGAAELADRRPGQLSGGQAQRVAIARALAADPEVLLLDEPFAALDVAVAPQLRGLLREVLEGRTALVVTHDLVDVVTLAGRAVVLDAGRVVEDRSVRALVESPHSRFAADLAGRVLLEGTLAGELPPGLPVEGTVRSGDAVLVRTSLGPVAGLWEDDTAAGPGVRALALVDPAAVSLHREVPHGSPRNCWPVEVEGMEPRGGQLRVVARALTERVTSPEPHDGGIRGPVDAPEGGQGVRLAADITPAAAAELAVAPGRRLWFVVKAQQVRVYRGH, from the coding sequence GTGGCTGACGTCCGTCTCGACCTGCGTCTGGCTGCCCGGCAGCTGGACGTGGCCCTCGACGTGCCCGACGGCCAGGTCGTCGCCGTGCTGGGACCGAACGGCGCCGGGAAGTCCACCCTGCTCGGCCTCCTCGCCGGAACGCTGACACCGACCGCCGGCCGGGTGATGGTCGGTGGGCGCGATGTCACCCGCCTGCCGCCGCACCGCCGCCGGGTCGCGCTGCTCGCCCAACAGCCGCTGCTCTTCCCGCATCTGAGCGTGTTGGAGAACGTCGCCTTCGCCCCCCGTGCGGCGGGCGCCACCCGCACGGAGGCGAGGAGGCTGGCCCGGGAACGGCTCGAGGCCGTGGGGGCGGCGGAGCTGGCGGATCGGCGCCCGGGGCAGCTCTCCGGCGGCCAGGCCCAGCGGGTCGCCATCGCCCGGGCGCTCGCGGCCGACCCTGAGGTGTTGCTGCTGGACGAACCCTTCGCCGCCCTCGACGTGGCCGTCGCCCCGCAGCTGCGCGGCCTGCTGCGGGAGGTGTTGGAGGGGCGTACGGCGCTGGTCGTCACCCACGACCTGGTCGATGTGGTGACGCTCGCCGGCCGCGCGGTGGTGCTCGACGCCGGCCGGGTGGTGGAGGACCGCAGCGTCCGCGCCCTGGTCGAGAGCCCGCACAGCCGGTTCGCCGCCGACCTCGCCGGTCGGGTGCTGCTGGAGGGGACGCTGGCAGGGGAACTGCCGCCGGGGCTGCCGGTCGAGGGGACGGTCCGCTCGGGTGACGCCGTGCTGGTCCGGACCTCGCTGGGGCCGGTGGCGGGCCTGTGGGAGGACGACACCGCCGCCGGACCGGGGGTGCGTGCCTTGGCCCTGGTCGATCCGGCGGCGGTGAGCCTCCATCGTGAGGTCCCGCACGGGAGCCCCCGTAACTGCTGGCCGGTCGAGGTGGAAGGGATGGAACCTCGAGGGGGGCAGCTGCGGGTGGTGGCCCGTGCGCTGACCGAGCGTGTGACTTCTCCGGAGCCTCACGACGGGGGGATCCGCGGCCCGGTGGACGCCCCGGAAGGGGGACAGGGCGTACGCCTGGCCGCGGACATCACCCCTGCGGCGGCCGCCGAACTGGCGGTCGCGCCGGGGCGACGTCTGTGGTTCGTGGTCAAGGCCCAGCAGGTACGGGTGTACCGCGGGCACTGA
- a CDS encoding glycosyltransferase family 2 protein gives MATHEVRALIETYERATLWLRDLAADEELIDHSDAFLVDQVFLALAEDLVTEAVALDEALERDERPTAVEMLDRHRRLVRIFTAETGLFERKRYASLSHAANKAMNLNSYLALMGQAWRIFRTRAGAVLVPAPDLASADLVVPDADYVLTLDADSLLIRDYCVRLVHEIERPGNEDVAVIQTPYCSIPGAPTMVEQVAGATTDLQHLHHVGKTSFDATFWVGANAIIRRPALDDIVTEHAERGFRIRSYIQDRTVIEDTESSMDLAARGWRLVNYPERLSYSATPPDFGSLVVQRRRWANGGLIILPRIRDVVQGRRARGERVRPIEVALRVDYLGSIAWTCLAALLLLLMPAVGALVSPMLFLTAVPFMLVQASDLRRVGHTWGDVIWVQALNLVLLPVNLVGVLKSVQQAATGRKIPFARTPKIADRVAAPPAFILTPYALTLALGLLAWRADLLGYQLGMMFALLSGALMLLGTVVFVGVQGAATDLMAYGRAGRAGSRPSRRRNRPHPQPGEPEDATTLPPDPTTEAAGATL, from the coding sequence GTGGCCACCCACGAGGTCCGGGCACTGATCGAGACGTACGAACGTGCGACGCTGTGGCTCAGGGACCTGGCCGCCGATGAGGAGCTCATCGACCATTCGGACGCCTTCCTCGTCGACCAGGTGTTCCTGGCGCTGGCCGAGGACCTCGTCACCGAGGCGGTGGCGCTGGACGAGGCGCTGGAGCGCGACGAACGCCCCACCGCCGTGGAGATGCTGGACCGTCATCGCCGCCTCGTCCGGATCTTCACGGCCGAGACCGGGCTGTTCGAGCGCAAGCGGTACGCCTCGTTGTCGCACGCCGCGAACAAGGCGATGAACCTCAACTCCTACCTCGCCCTGATGGGTCAGGCGTGGCGCATCTTCCGCACCAGGGCGGGTGCGGTCCTGGTGCCGGCACCCGACCTGGCCTCGGCCGACCTTGTCGTTCCCGACGCCGACTACGTCCTCACCCTCGATGCCGACTCACTGCTGATCCGCGACTATTGCGTACGCCTCGTCCACGAGATCGAGCGGCCGGGGAATGAGGACGTGGCGGTGATCCAGACGCCCTACTGCTCGATCCCCGGCGCCCCGACGATGGTCGAACAGGTCGCCGGGGCGACCACGGACCTGCAGCACCTCCACCACGTGGGCAAGACCTCCTTCGACGCGACGTTCTGGGTCGGGGCCAACGCGATCATCCGCCGCCCCGCACTGGACGACATCGTCACTGAGCACGCCGAGCGCGGTTTCCGGATCCGCAGCTACATCCAGGACCGTACGGTGATCGAGGACACCGAGTCGAGCATGGACCTCGCGGCGCGGGGGTGGCGCCTGGTCAACTACCCGGAGCGCCTCAGCTACAGCGCCACACCACCCGACTTCGGCTCACTCGTGGTGCAGCGACGCCGATGGGCGAACGGCGGGCTGATCATCCTGCCGCGGATCCGCGACGTGGTGCAGGGACGCCGGGCCCGAGGGGAGCGGGTCCGTCCGATCGAGGTGGCGTTGCGGGTGGATTATCTGGGATCGATCGCTTGGACCTGTCTGGCCGCCCTGTTGCTGCTCCTGATGCCGGCTGTCGGCGCGTTGGTGAGTCCGATGCTGTTCCTCACTGCTGTGCCGTTCATGCTGGTCCAGGCTTCTGACCTGCGCCGGGTCGGCCACACGTGGGGCGATGTGATCTGGGTGCAGGCCCTCAACCTCGTCCTGCTGCCGGTGAACCTCGTCGGCGTCCTGAAGTCGGTGCAGCAGGCCGCCACGGGACGCAAGATCCCGTTCGCCCGCACCCCGAAGATCGCCGATCGGGTCGCCGCTCCCCCCGCGTTCATCCTCACGCCGTACGCCCTGACCCTCGCCCTCGGCCTGCTGGCGTGGCGCGCGGACCTGCTCGGGTATCAGCTGGGGATGATGTTCGCGCTGTTGAGCGGGGCACTCATGCTTCTGGGGACGGTCGTCTTCGTCGGTGTCCAGGGCGCCGCGACAGACCTCATGGCATACGGTCGAGCCGGTCGGGCTGGCTCCCGGCCATCCCGCCGGAGGAATCGGCCGCACCCCCAGCCCGGCGAACCGGAGGACGCCACAACACTGCCGCCCGACCCGACAACGGAGGCGGCCGGCGCGACGCTCTGA
- the modA gene encoding molybdate ABC transporter substrate-binding protein: MTVPRADRPAVGPSRHWRVSATARLLVTAIMAIVGLSACGSPAPSAGQAASGAGQSSTSATTLTVFAAASLAGPFDQIATAFSAAHPGVTVRYSYGGSSDLVSQLAAGAPADVLATADERTMQQAKDQGLVPQSTLFATNQLAILVAKGNPLGIVGARDLSHPALKLVTCAPQVPCGAATDRTLKAAGISVSPVSEEANVTDTAGKVTSGQADAAVVYTTDVAKAEAAGKGTGIPLGIDQTPNRYPLGVTTSGAKGSAAAAAQDYVAYVTGPDGQAILARAGFGRP, from the coding sequence ATGACCGTTCCACGCGCCGACCGGCCCGCGGTCGGGCCCAGCCGCCACTGGCGCGTCTCCGCCACCGCGCGCCTCCTCGTGACCGCCATCATGGCCATCGTCGGGCTCTCCGCCTGCGGATCGCCGGCCCCGAGCGCCGGGCAGGCGGCGTCAGGGGCCGGGCAGTCATCAACCTCTGCGACGACGCTCACCGTCTTCGCGGCGGCGTCCCTGGCCGGACCGTTCGACCAGATCGCCACCGCCTTCAGCGCGGCGCATCCCGGCGTGACGGTGCGCTACAGCTACGGGGGCTCGTCCGACCTGGTCAGCCAACTGGCCGCCGGGGCGCCCGCCGATGTCCTCGCCACCGCCGACGAACGGACGATGCAGCAGGCCAAGGACCAGGGCCTGGTGCCGCAGTCCACGCTCTTCGCCACCAACCAGCTGGCGATCCTCGTCGCGAAGGGCAACCCGCTGGGCATCGTCGGCGCCCGCGACCTGAGCCACCCTGCACTGAAGCTGGTCACCTGCGCCCCGCAGGTCCCCTGTGGGGCCGCCACCGACCGCACCCTCAAGGCCGCCGGCATCAGCGTCAGCCCGGTCAGTGAGGAGGCCAACGTCACCGACACCGCCGGCAAGGTCACCTCGGGCCAGGCCGACGCCGCGGTCGTCTACACCACCGACGTGGCCAAGGCCGAGGCTGCCGGGAAGGGGACGGGTATCCCGCTGGGCATCGACCAGACGCCGAACCGCTACCCGCTCGGCGTCACGACGTCGGGCGCGAAGGGTTCAGCTGCCGCGGCGGCGCAGGACTACGTGGCGTACGTGACAGGCCCGGACGGCCAGGCGATCCTCGCCAGGGCCGGGTTCGGCAGGCCGTGA
- a CDS encoding HNH endonuclease signature motif containing protein — MGMIIDHEGDVLAMGRTRRFATPSQRRALRVRDGSCQFPGCTQHRRLKAHHIRFWADGGATDLDNLLLLCQAHHTYVHEGGVRLTGRPGAWLFTLPDGRAIGAIGPDPALADQPLGPAASDAIVSEAVQSAAAEPDRIFPDGAGEGFSLRECVERLFAIELPAAA; from the coding sequence GTGGGGATGATCATCGACCACGAGGGCGACGTTCTCGCCATGGGTCGCACCCGCCGATTCGCCACGCCGTCCCAGCGCCGGGCATTGCGGGTGCGGGACGGGTCGTGCCAGTTCCCGGGCTGCACCCAGCACCGCCGGCTCAAGGCGCACCACATCCGGTTCTGGGCCGATGGCGGCGCCACAGACCTCGACAATCTCCTGCTGCTCTGCCAAGCGCATCACACGTACGTCCATGAGGGAGGCGTACGGCTCACCGGACGGCCCGGGGCGTGGCTCTTCACCTTGCCGGACGGGCGGGCGATCGGCGCCATCGGTCCCGACCCCGCCCTGGCCGACCAACCACTCGGCCCGGCCGCCAGCGACGCCATCGTCTCCGAGGCGGTCCAGTCCGCCGCCGCCGAACCGGACCGGATCTTCCCCGACGGAGCAGGTGAGGGCTTCAGCCTCCGCGAGTGCGTCGAGAGACTGTTCGCGATCGAACTGCCGGCGGCCGCCTGA